A genome region from Flavobacterium sp. CFS9 includes the following:
- a CDS encoding DUF58 domain-containing protein, translated as MDTKELLKKVRKIEIKTKRLSNHIFSGEYHSSFKGRGMTFSEVRQYQYGDDIRNIDWNVTARYNEAHVKVFEEERELTMVLMVDISGSEGFGSKSQFKKDIVTEIAATMAFSATQNNDKIGLILFSDNVELYIPPKKGRSHVLRIIRELIEFEPKSHKTDISQALKFLSGTQKKKAIVFMISDFMSENYEQTLKIASKKHDITGVRVYDIREEKIPNLGMVSMLDAETGKIQLVNTGSKTVRLNYEKHYQDRVNYFKDIFSKSGAGVVNTRVDENYVTKLLGYFKSR; from the coding sequence ATGGATACAAAAGAGCTTTTAAAAAAAGTACGGAAAATAGAAATCAAAACCAAAAGACTGAGTAATCATATCTTTTCGGGAGAATACCACTCTTCCTTCAAAGGACGAGGAATGACTTTTAGTGAAGTACGTCAATACCAATATGGCGATGATATTCGTAACATCGATTGGAATGTAACGGCGCGCTACAACGAAGCTCACGTAAAAGTTTTTGAAGAAGAACGTGAACTAACCATGGTTTTAATGGTAGACATCTCGGGTTCTGAAGGTTTTGGCTCAAAAAGTCAATTTAAAAAAGACATCGTCACCGAAATTGCGGCAACGATGGCTTTTTCGGCTACACAAAATAATGATAAAATTGGTTTAATATTATTCTCTGACAATGTAGAGTTGTATATTCCCCCAAAAAAAGGCCGCTCTCATGTGCTTCGAATCATTCGTGAGTTAATTGAATTTGAACCAAAGAGTCATAAAACTGATATTTCGCAAGCTTTGAAATTCCTGTCCGGAACTCAAAAAAAGAAAGCCATCGTTTTTATGATCTCCGATTTCATGTCTGAAAATTATGAGCAGACTTTAAAAATTGCTTCTAAAAAGCATGATATCACCGGGGTTCGTGTGTACGATATCCGCGAGGAAAAAATTCCGAATCTAGGAATGGTAAGTATGCTCGATGCTGAAACAGGGAAAATTCAATTGGTGAATACCGGCTCAAAAACAGTACGACTGAATTACGAAAAACACTATCAGGACAGAGTGAATTATTTCAAGGATATTTTTAGTAAATCCGGAGCTGGCGTCGTAAATACAAGAGTCGACGAAAATTACGTGACCAAATTATTAGGCTACTTTAAATCAAGGTGA